A stretch of DNA from Lotus japonicus ecotype B-129 chromosome 4, LjGifu_v1.2:
GCTGGCAAAGCTGACATGTGAGGGCGAGGGAGACGATATGAGCGCTGTTCGTCAGCGTGTGGAGGGGACCGGACTCTATCCGCTCTTCAGTTGCACCTATCTGGAGATAGACACACCCCTTCTATCTGCCCTCGTCGAGAGATGGCATGAGGATACCAGCAGCTTCCACATGCCATTCGGGGAGATGACCATCACCCTGGATGACGTGTCATCTATACTTCATTTGCCGATGGGTGATAGGTTTTATACTCCCGGACAGGCCAGCAGAGAACAGGCAGCGGAGACCTGTGTTCTGCTCTTAGGAGGGGTAGCCACGGACTACATCATGGAGTTTAAGGCGGTGAAGACCATTGGCTTGCGATTCGGGTTCTTGCAGACTCTTTACACTAGGGCTCTTGCTGGTTAGTTGTACTGTATACTTAATTTATTTGCAACTATTATATGTGAATTAAATGATTAATGGTTTCTTTGTTGTACTTTAGAGCATCGGCATGACCATGCAGCACGGATGTGGCTACTTCACCTCCTCGGCTCGACCTTGTTTGCGAACAAGAGTGGAGGACACTACACTTCTGTCCATTGGATCGGCATGCTGCAGCACCTTGATCGGGTGTCAGAGTATGCGTGGGGCGCCATTGCACTAGCTACACTGTATGATGCACTTGGTCATGCCTCACGGAGGAAGACCAAGCAGATGAGCGGTTGTTCTTCCCTCCTGGTAGCTTGGGTGTTTGAGCACTTCCCACCCACCATTATTCAGCGGATTGAGGTCCCCGAGTACACGGAGGACCAGCCCAGAGCGTGCAGGTGGATGGAGTCCCGGGCTGGGCATGCTGGACTGATGGAGAGGCGAGTTCTCTTCGATGAGATGACGGCAGAGGACGTCATATGGACACCGTATGAGGAGCACAGGAGTCACAGAGAGCTGGACGTCCGAGCTTTATACTCAGGCTACATCCGGACTCCCATCCGGACGACCGTGCGACCTCATCTTCCTGAGCGTGTGATGCGGCAGTTTGGGTACGTGCAGCCTATCCCGCGACACCCATCTGTTGTGATGGGCATGAGTTCTGCTGCGGAGGTCGTTGATGCAGCATACCAGGATTATGAGCCACACTTGATTCCAGGGGGGGTCCCTAGTATAGTGGATGGAGCGGCAGTAGATGATTACCTGGACTGGTACACCGGTGTATCTCACCGGTTCATCATCCCGGATGAGAGTAGGGCCGATCTCAGTGCTGTGGTAAGTGTGAACTTAATTTTCTTTATGCATTTGTGGTTTTGTGTATGCGGTTTACTAACATgtatattgatttattttcaggCTTCTTTGCGTCGGGCCGTTGATTTGCTAGAGCAGGGACTTGAGGTCGACGACGGTCCCCCTAGAGATACACGCTCCCGCACTTTATTAGAGAAGTGCCTCACTGTCATCAGAGACTTGAGCAGGACCCAGGGCGTCACTTTCGTTGGTGTACGAGGAGGCAGAGGTCGAGGCAGAGGAGGAGGCGGAGATAGAGGAGGTGGCAGAGGCGGAGGCAGAGGTCGTAGGGGTAGGGTGGGTCGTAGGGGCAGGGGGCAGTGACATTATTATTATGTGTACTTTTATCGCATTATTAGTTTATACACGCTTTATTATCGGTCTGTACTTTTATCGCATTATTAGTTTGGATTTCACATTATCACGCTTTACTTGATTTGATtacatttttatctctttttaaatcaggtaaaataacaaacaaaatccaatgggaagtgAAATAACGCACATAATCCAATTGAAGCAAAATAACGTACATAATTCAAGGGACGCAACATAGCCTACATAATCCAGGTCAAGGATTTTTTAAAGTTGCAAATAATTCAAAATTAGCCAAATAACATTAATCAATCTTCTGTAATGTCGGTGAATGTTTCAGATGGAGGTCCACAGTCACTGGAGAATACCTGTGAAAATTCACATAAACGAAAATTGAGATGTGTAAAAATCCACAgtcacttttattttaattatatatgtgtAAAAAAGATTTCCATACCTTAACTATGTTGGGCAATGTTATGTTCAGGTAACAATTAGATTTTCTAGGAGAAAACACAGCTACCTAAAAgcaaaaaaggaagaaataatGTTCAAATTGTCTAAAGAAGTAGAAAcaatagtcaagtcggttagaAATAATAAACCTTCTGGATAAGCATAACAGATCCAACATTTATGTCCTTCGCGAATTCGCTTTCAGTGAAAACCTTGTGATGGACACTAGCACCGACAGTGCCCGTAGGATCCTGCAACTCAAACCCATATGGCATTGACAGAGGACATTTAAATACCATGACATTGATGAAAAAGAACGCGGAAGATGGAAATACCTTCAGGGTAACTGACACATCGCCGAATCCGTTTGGCGTGCATGATTTGATAACTGCGACGATGAGATCGACCCTTTCTAGATGGTGAGTGATTGAACCCAGAGGAGTTGCAGATCCGCCTAATTGCAGGGCTGAAAGCCAAGCATTGGAGTGAAAATCGGGATCAGTGTCGTGACCGTCTTCGACGACGCGCCTAACAAATTGTTGGGTTGGAATGAGGTGTCCGTCGGTGGTGGAGCTGCGTTGAATCATGGCGGCCTGGACAACACCAGCAGGGccgggaatgagaggacgagaacTTGCAGAAGAGTTGCCTCGGAGTTTGCAAGGGCGGATGAAGGTGGGCAAATCTTGttccattttgattttgaaggttTCGTTGAAAGAATGAAAGGAGAGGATGAATACAAGAAAGCTTAAATCAAGCAAATTTATAGATGAAGGAGTAATGGGattggttgttgttggtggttgATAGTAATTAGGTTGGCTGTGGTTGGATGAGAGTAATGAGGTTGGTTGTGGTTGGTTGTGGATAGTGATGGAGagacttaaaattaaaatgagaaaaaaaattaacgttCGGATCCCCAGATTCCGAAGTTGTTCGGATCCTATAAATCCGAACTGTCTCGGAAACCTAAATGTCGAAGATTGTTTAAACTTGGGGGTGCCAAATTTAAGTATATGACACGGAAATGGAAAGGAGTCGTCCGAAAGATTTCGGACTCCGTAGTTCCGAAGTACTTCGGAAACCAAAGTTCCGAAATTTGCTTAACCAGTTAAAATGACAGTACCAGAAACAATGCAGGCAGAATCACAAGTTCTCATAACCAGCTACATTGCAGGGCAGAAACAGATAAAATGCACATGAGAAATAGTTTAATACTACATCATAATACTTTGAACTTCTAATTAGTTGTACATATGTCATTGCTACAAACATCAATCCTAGTCTCAATCTTCTCCAAGGTCTATAAAGACATTCTCTTGAGGACCACCCGTAGGATCAATCCAAGCATTCAATTCTGCCGTAAATGTAGCCAAACGCGCCGCATACGGGAAGATCCATTGGTCGGTGGGTTCTTTGGCCAAAAACGGCCATTGGGGAGCTATTGTTGGCATAGGATGTCCCGGCTTAAGCTTTAGCTACATTTGAGAGTATAGCAATAAAGTTAGATAAGAACAAAGTGGCTGAGTACAAAGTATACTAATTTAACGTGACAAGCGAGTGTAAGGTACTTCATAAAAGTTATACCTGAACAAAGTGGTTGGTGACGTGACCAACTGCTATAACGGGATGTACTTCCGGTGGGGCGCCTCCTCTCAATGGCAGATAAGTGTAACAACCttttagtgaaatggagatGAAGACAACTTGCAACCTCGTAGCAATGAGGTACCCCATCTCCGGTAGAGACATCCACTTGTCTTCCGTTGCAATTGTACCAATCGGAaggatgagacgattttgtagaGACTGAACCCTCTCATAACCAAATATGTTGCTATAGTAAGCGGTATTCTTTGAGAGTTCTACAAGCAACTCTTCCCTAATCAAAGCCCAACCGTCTTGACCTATGTCGGGTCTGAACAATGCAGCAACTGATCTATAACCACAATTACCATCTGCAATAACATCTATGACTTTTTCTATATATTGATGGAAGAAAGATGGCAAATCATCCAAGTATATGCTGGTGGAGGACTGCTTGCTCTTCTTAGACTTCTTGCTTCGAGGACAAGAGACTTTGTTAGGTGTTGGCTTGAGGCTATTGTTAACATGTTCCCAATAACAAGGATCACGTTGTAAGGATGGTTTTTGTTGACTAGGTGGTTTACTCTCCATAGCCTTGGACGAGCGCTTGGGCTTTATCTTCACTTGAGGAGGACACAGTGAACTACTAGAAGGACAATATAGCTCTTTTACCTTCCTCCTTAGCATACTTTGGCCCGCAACATCCAAAGTGTTGAAATAAGCGGTCAAGCCATCAATCTCTGACTTGAGGTCTCCTTGGTTTGAGGCTTGACTCCCAATGGGTACATGGTCCCAACCAAGTATCTTCCAGAAAGTATGGATTGCCTCATACGGAATTCTATCATAACTATGAAGTGCACACGCACAAGGAAGCCCATGGGTAACTTGGAATGCGCATCCACAACCATCACGCATCACTCTGTTCTGTTCATCTTCCATGAGT
This window harbors:
- the LOC130712823 gene encoding protein MAIN-LIKE 1-like gives rise to the protein MAKRKSQGRRKSHVAGSSHDATEDVEDRYTAPDDVEDRHRRLHASFRRVRGRFGEDQDVGGTSNEERRDPCEMIHEPSRQTTPEPSPPSRRMTPQSSAESEHEVDVEHEVDVELQVDVEPEVGVELEGDAGARRDEVPVQTEAPFPGGPDDLSLLVRYPHHVAPCLWHHIIGTDPRYPDRGVLKFASAGMKLAKLTCEGEGDDMSAVRQRVEGTGLYPLFSCTYLEIDTPLLSALVERWHEDTSSFHMPFGEMTITLDDVSSILHLPMGDRFYTPGQASREQAAETCVLLLGGVATDYIMEFKAVKTIGLRFGFLQTLYTRALAEHRHDHAARMWLLHLLGSTLFANKSGGHYTSVHWIGMLQHLDRVSEYAWGAIALATLYDALGHASRRKTKQMSGCSSLLVAWVFEHFPPTIIQRIEVPEYTEDQPRACRWMESRAGHAGLMERRVLFDEMTAEDVIWTPYEEHRSHRELDVRALYSGYIRTPIRTTVRPHLPERVMRQFGYVQPIPRHPSVVMGMSSAAEVVDAAYQDYEPHLIPGGVPSIVDGAAVDDYLDWYTGVSHRFIIPDESRADLSAVASLRRAVDLLEQGLEVDDGPPRDTRSRTLLEKCLTVIRDLSRTQGVTFVGVRGGRGRGRGGGGDRGGGRGGGRGRRGRVGRRGRGQ
- the LOC130710523 gene encoding uncharacterized protein LOC130710523 isoform X2, encoding MEQDLPTFIRPCKLRGNSSASSRPLIPGPAGVVQAAMIQRSSTTDGHLIPTQQFVRRVVEDGHDTDPDFHSNAWLSALQLGGSATPLGSITHHLERVDLIVAVIKSCTPNGFGDVSVTLKDPTGTVGASVHHKVFTESEFAKDINVGSVMLIQKVAVFSPRKSNCYLNITLPNIVKVFSSDCGPPSETFTDITED
- the LOC130710523 gene encoding uncharacterized protein LOC130710523 isoform X1 — protein: MEQDLPTFIRPCKLRGNSSASSRPLIPGPAGVVQAAMIQRSSTTDGHLIPTQQFVRRVVEDGHDTDPDFHSNAWLSALQLGGSATPLGSITHHLERVDLIVAVIKSCTPNGFGDVSVTLKVFPSSAFFFINVMVFKCPLSMPYGFELQDPTGTVGASVHHKVFTESEFAKDINVGSVMLIQKVAVFSPRKSNCYLNITLPNIVKVFSSDCGPPSETFTDITED